A window of Eucalyptus grandis isolate ANBG69807.140 chromosome 4, ASM1654582v1, whole genome shotgun sequence genomic DNA:
ATGTTTTGACTGACATAATATTATGAAATACATTACGCTCTCTACAGTTATCCTCCTTTTTTCCTCCCTTTGCCAAGAAGAAAGGCAAGAGATATACAATCATGTTATGGCGATATGACTGCATGTGAGCCAAAAGACCCAAAACAACCCTTATAcagaaaaatttctaaaagtaagCCTCAGTCCCTGCCCAAGTGCCTTGTTAAAGCTATAGCACTTCTACCATCCCTATATTATACTGAAATTTAACCCAATGTTCTCTGTACTACTGCTTTTGAGTTCTGAAATTATGTACTCCAGATGTAAATCACCACtgttatttcaaaagatatagaATCCTGCCAAACAGTTACTATAACACTAAAGATGGTGATCCAAAGACCTTAAGCAGCTAGATAGAAGACTTTTGAAAAACGCAAGCTAATCTCAACCAAAGAAAGAACTAcctctttttttggtcgaaaaaagaaagaaagagagaactaTCGTAGAAAGAGAATTTTGTGCATCCGAATACCAATATATTGCCAACTACAGGACTTGCAAGTAGTAGGCATAATATATTTTGGATTTATGGCGATATAATCACCAACCATGATGTTATTATTTGAAGCTTCCAGCTAGGAATTCTTAAtcatttattagaatattttggtctttgcatttacaaataattataaCTATGAGGGGAGTCTCAGGACTGGACAAGGCAAAAACTTGACAGAAAAATGGAGTCCTCCTTTCAGAGGGAAACAATCcaactaaaaaatgaaattatgcaTTAAATCTATGTGAATCACTACCAGAGGAACATGCTTGATCGAATTGTGAGATGAACATACCAGCTGTTGTACAGCAGTATTCAATCGTTGAAGTCACTGGATCCAAATCCTGTGTTGATAAAGAATATTACAAGCATCCAGATAGAAGTCGAAAGTTGATCATGATCAGTAACAAAGATTGCTTCAGCTAACCAAGAAATTACACTTTGTAATATCACTCAAGTCCAAATAAtcatcaggaaaagaaaaatctgtaATGAGCAATACTTATTTATGCCAAAACATTAAATGCCAACTAGGAAATCTGAAAAGGATTCACAGCATCAATCCAGAACTTAATTGTCAGTAAAACTTATCGCAGGCTTCATAGTGATTGACAGTGATAATCAAACAAGAACAATCAGAATACAAAGGCATTGGACAATAGTAAAGTGATTTGTGGATTCACAGTCAATCACACAATCTGCCAGAAAATTCTTGATAGCTGGAGTAACTCATAGATTAAGAGACTATTCCTGAGCATTGATTGGTGGCAACTTTAAAGGATTTTAAAGTATCTAGCTTGCTCTATGTTACTTAGAATCTTCAGACTGTATGCTTCAGTCTGAAACTTCACAAATAAACTGCATTCATAATGGCATCTGTAGGGTTTTTCTGTGGATTTTACACTGAGAATTAGATGAATTCAATGCgtgtatatattaaaaaatgtttttagagCGTCAAGAAACTAATTTCTAAAGAATCTATTCTGAAGTAACTCTATCAGTAACAGAAGTTGATCATTGTAGTACTTATGCTGTGGAACTTCCATAAGAAAATGTTCATTTTGTGCTAGAGAAATGAGCATACAGCATGAATGCGTGCAATCTTGATGTTTTTGTCCACAGCATCCACACCTGTTACTGAAGCTCCCATCCTGGCCAACGGCTGAAAAGGCAAAAGACAACCAATAACCAATACACCTTTCCACTTGAACAACTGAAGATGGATTATGATGTCCAAATATACTGAAGGAACTCAAAATGCAACATACTTGGAATTGAAAGGAAACCAAAATCATGttatttcaataaaatgagTACACCATCCTCTCTACTGACTAAATTCTAACCATAAATTACAATTGTAATTCATACACCTTTTATGCTCCCATGGCAATGAAACAGAACTCAATTTACAATTCACACCAGCCATCACATCGGCAACAGTTGCTATACAGTACGATAGATGATTAACTGGCCACTTGCATGACTAGTAACAACAAGGCAAATATGTCCCCCTATCAAAATTATGATATCATTGGCAAATAAAAGCTTTCTTTACTTTGTTAAATAAATGCTGCTCCCTTCTTGCTTTTTCTATGACTCAAACCATCTGCACTAAATAAACTAAATACAGCACAAAACAAGCCTCGTGAGTGCAACAGTCCCCAAGTCAAATCCTCATGTTGCTCATCGAGCAAAACCAGCACCCTTGATGGTTGGGGACCAGCATTTTTGCCCAAAAAgacattttatcaaacaaaCCCAACATATGGTGCTGCATTCCCACTGCCACATCACCATTGCTAATGACTCGTGTCCATATTCTTGATATTATTGTGATGGAAACTACCACAAAGTCCAGCTTCCGGCATTGAATGATAGAGATATCTAGATACAAGAACTATTGAAGAAATGTCACCATGGCCTAAGATGAACTCCTTATCTACTATTTAAGTAAAATGTTCACATTGTAACATAACAAAATCAGCCAATAGGATAGCGTGTGCAATTGATAGTTGTACACCTTTtcaatatagaaaaaaaaaaagaaacctagACCTCATTATTGAGTATGATACCATTTGCAGCTGCATACCATATGACTATGACAGAACTAAGTGTACTAAAATCCTCCAGTAGAGAAAAGGAGACAGATTTAATGGCTGCAGGTGCATCATGATTTCGTTATACAAGCATAAATAAGACCAACAAACTCGTTCAGTATTTGACACATCAAGCCTACAAACCCTGCTGTCTAGGACCTTCCAGAAGGTGGTTACTCCCATCTTCTATATAGCCATTCATGCCAAAGTAGGataacaaggaaaaaaagggacTTCATACCTCCGAAAGAATTCCACCACCACAACCAACATCTACAACTTTCAAACCTTCAAAAGGCCTTGCAGAGGATGGATCCTTCCTAAATCAAGAAAAGTCAGAAAAATCTGCAAAATATGGTTAGCAGGGACAAACTAATTGATtctcattcaaaaaaaaaaaaaattattgacaaaaGAAGAACAGAGTTCAATGTATCTGATGGAAGCCATGCTAAACAACTGAGTTTTAAGTCCTAGAAGTCTATCAACTGAAATGATTGCAGAAATTGCAATATTATTGAAGTTTTGTCTCAAGCTAATGAGTTTGACTGAATGTGGCGAACTTGAAACCTCATCCCCGTTATTAGGCATGAAGCCATTATATGCAGTAATTAAACTTGATCGTGCAAACAACTTGCTAATAGCAACAAATCACATTTGACATACCCGAAATGACGACAAAGAGTGGAGCGAATGAAAGCGAGTCTCGTAGGATTCATCCGGTGCAGAGGCTTGAAAGGGCCTTCGGAATCCCACCTATTCACAGCACGCAGAGAGACCAATTATCATCACATTTGCACAAGAAATCAACGCAACTTCTGCAGCAATCTCGTAACTTAAAAGCTATAAAAACTACGCATTTCAAAGACTTTGAATTTCTAATAGTTCCAGCAAAATCGAGGAGCCTCAACTCTTTAACTAACTTCAGCTAAGTTGCTTCAGCTGCCAAACgagatgaaatgaaaaaaaaaatacagaaggCGGTGCCACTGCGATCAATCGCAAATGCACAATGCCGAATTCAGGCGAACCAAAGAAAGCCGCCAAATCAGGAAGATCACCGTTCACGAAAGATACGAATGGGCAATCGAGGAACTGACCATGTATCAGCGATGGCGGAGAACTTGGCCAGCTCGGGATCCTTCAGAGACGAGCGAACGGAGGAGCTCCCCGCATTATGCTCGAGCTTCCCGGAGCTTCCGGAAGGTCGAGGAGCCGGCGAGGCGGAAGCGGGAGGAGaatcgccggccccggccgcgGCCGCGTCGGAGAGGAGCCTCGAAGGAGCGAAGGCAGCGAGGGTCGGCGAAAGCGGCCGCGGATATCCCAGACGAGCGGGGACGGTGCGGACTCGGGTCAGGAGCTTCGACGCCATGGCGGTCTGCTTCAGCGCGAGGCACTCGACGGAGGGAAGGGAAGGGGAGCGGAGGTGCGTCGTGTTCgttgatgagagagagagagagaagcggtGACGGCGAGGGACGTGCGGGCCGGTGTTAATGGGCCTCGTTCAGGCCCGTTTCCGTTATGGACTAGCCCAATGGGTTGTTTGATGCATACTGCGGTTGCATGAAGGGGcgtaaaatgataaaaatagtaTAATATGTGATAatacttgaacttttaatttttcaatgtaattCATGAACTTAAATCCAATGTGAAATTTCActtctgaaattttaatttatttgatatgatctttgagtttttggtacatgttcaaaTTAGTCTCTTGATTATGAATATATTCaatgttattttttcattaattgaacTTTGGGAGCAACATTGAATATTCTCATATAATCTAGGGACTAATCTAAACATGTACCTAACGTTcgaggattatattgaacaaattaaaaactcaataaCGATATTATACATTGAGCTATAGTGCAAAAGCCACATTGAATAAGTCGAAAATTCTATGACTACATTGCATATTAGGTCAAAATTGGAAACTATTTGAGTCTTTATCAAAAGTGACTTAACAATATCACTCAAAAAGGGGGGAGGGGTTGAATAGGtgatttcaataaatttaaCTTTATAGTAAATTCAAGAGTCAATATCGATATTGGGAGGAACAAGTAAAACAGAGTATGAATATAAGCAGGTTTAGGTCATATTGATGTTATCAAGTTCAGTTTATCTATCGAGCAATGAATGAGTATCATTATAAAGTGTCTACTGGAGTTTAAATTTTAAACATGGGCAAACAGATTTGATAACTGTCCATGCAACTGGTTGTTTCTGGATTATTGGATATGATCGATGACTCTAATGAATATACTTTGACAATGATAGAGATGAAGACACTATAAACAAAAaacattattattttctaaacttGTTTGTGTACATTTTTCAGTCATAAATAATCCTTTCAGCACAAGTATTacctgaaaatataaaacactGCTTGTATTTTTCAAGATTGATATAAGCTATGAATAGTTTTGTtgatttcaaaagatattaGGAGGTTTTCTTAACAATTACCCTGCATGGTTACAATTATGCCAAATGGATATCTACTGTGGACATAAATTCATCATTCATGTCAAGACTAAGATTAATGGTCTTCTTATAACCGGACCACAGAAGATAAATAAAGAGTATGAATCAAACTTGATATCGTCTCTAGATTTTCACTTAGTGGGGATCCTTATGAACACCATTTGACATTTGGGCGACTTACAATCAAGATTAGTTAATTAGTTTGCACTATCCAAATTAGAACAAGtgatttgaaagaaagaaagattgagGATGAAGGTTGATGGTCGAACAAAACATTAGTCGCAATTTCAACCCTAAAAACAATCGTCGATTTCATTTGCTATTGCAAGGaaattatttctctctctctctccgactttttcattaaattatgtACTACTTGATCAGCATCAAATTACCAAAAGCCAATTAGTGACATGCATCTTTGATTTATTATAAACGCATACATAGTCCTTTAGTGAAAGAATGGAGAAAATCCTAAACATGTACACCCAATAATATGGTACCTGCCTTAGCACGGAGACTCTGATAGACAATATATTGGCTTTAGACTAAAACTACAACAACAGGATACAGCTTGTTCTAATTTCCCCTCATTTGTCATGTTGCTCCTCCACAGCATCCAAAAAACCAGTGAGCCGACGTGTCTCTCTCAACTTGCAGTTATTTTCGTTAGAAAGAGAGCAAGCGCCCTGCACTTTCAATGCAATCGTCCGACTCTTCCTCATGGACTTCAGCCGGCGAACTTCACCAGTAGTCGCCACAAGAACATTTCCCATCCCTGAAATGATGGAATCTCCTCACATCCCTTAAAATGATCTCCCTCTCCTCTATCTTGGAGATAAACTTGGTAGCTGTATGACAGTCGTTGCAAACTCTGAGGTTCTTGGCAACTCTGATGGTCATTCCCGGAGGAGTGTTCAGGATCCCAAAAGCTATAGCGAGTTTCTCACTGTGTCCACAAAGTAAggcctctttttcctcctcgTTAACATTGTGCAGTACGCAGGAAGTATCAGGCACGTATCCTTCTTTCCTCATTCTATCTGACAACGTCTCTAAGAATCGGTGGAGCTCCTGACTTTGCGGATGTGACGATTCCCCTGCTATAAACTTGTGAACCTCATCACCAAACTCAATCCAACTGCATCCAGGTTCTTTTCTTACTCCCCTTTCCTTCATCTTCCGCCTGATATCCATTGCCTTGTCCCAAAGTCCTGCAGAAGAATAAATGTTTGACAGCAGCACGTAATGGCTAGCCACATCCGGCTCCAACTCAAGGAGATTCATAGCTGCAATTTCCCCAACCTCAAGATTTTGATGAATTCGACAAGCACCAAGCAAGCTGCTCCAGGCACCCGTTTTGTCATATTCAGATGGCATGGAATCTATCAACCGAAAGGCTTCAGCCACTTGACCCGCTCTACCAAGTAAATCGACAACACAAGCATAATGATCTGGCAATGGTTCAACTCCATATTCATCTTTCATACGGTAAAACAATCGCATTCCCTCTTCAACCATTCCAGAGTGACTGCATGCGGCAAATACGGCGATGAAGGTAACTTCATTGGGCATCACCCCTTGACCTCTGGCTCCATCCTCCACCATATTGTTGAATAATTGCAATGCTTCCTCACCCTTGCCATGCATGCCATAGGCCATTATAATGACATTCCAGTGATTATATTTCTAACCGGCATTTGGTCAAACACTCTTCTCGATAAGTACAAGCAGCCACATTTTGCATACATATCTACTAATGCACTTCCCACTGCAACATCTAATGCTAATGAATTTCTGATGGCATAACCATGGATCTCCTTTCCCTTTAGAATAGCAGCTAGTGAAGCGCAACCCGGAAGCACTGTCATTAAGGTGACCGAGTTCGGTTTCCAAGAATGTGCTTTTTCATCATTGCACATATCCTCCTCCTTGTTAGCATCTTTCCCTCTACTCTGCATCTCCATTAACAAAGCAAGCGCACTTTCATGGCATTCAGAAATAACAGATGCAGTGATCATTGTGTTCCAAGAAACTAAATCTCTGACTTCCATGCTGTTGAAGATAATTCTCGAAATTCCTATCTTCCCCATTCTGGCATACAAATCCATGAGTGCATTTTGCACATACATATCGCTTTGCAAACCCTTTTTTATAACATGCCCGTGAATGCTCTCTTTGACAGAGAATGCTTCGCAGCGTGCACAAGCAGGCAAGATGCTTGCGATGGTGGTAGCATTTGAACTAAGCCCCCAAATTGCTTCCATCTCTAGGAAGAGCATCAAAGCCTCATGATCCTGTTGGTTTTGTGTATAACCAGCAATCATAGCATTCCAAACCCCAATTTGCCTATCAGATAAACCGTCAAAAACTCGACGACCACTCTCAATCCGCCCGCAGTTGCAGTACATGTCAACTAAAGCACTGCCCACAAAAGAATTCCCAATCAAGGCCTCGTTCCTCAAGGCATAAGCATGGATTTCCCTACCTGCATTTGTCATCTGCAATTGGGCACATGTAGGAAGAACACTAGCTATCGTCACTCCATCAGGTCTAATTCCATCAAGAACCATGCGAACTAAGAGCATCAAAGCTTCCAAGAAGCATTCATTCTGGGAGAACGAGCTTATGATGGTGTTCCACGAAATCAAATCACGGTCTTCAAACGATTCAAACAAAGCCCTTGAGTCGCCCATCCTTCCCAACTTCGAATACATAGCCATTAAAGAGTTGCTGGTAAACGTTTTCCAATCCCCTTTCCTCAAACTATAAGCGTGAACCTGCTTCCCGAGCTTTAAGCCATCATCCACTTGCGGCAAGTTTGAGCAAGCGAGCGCCAGACTTACCAAAGTGAAGGAACTGGGCTCCAAATTTTCCGACACCATCGAACGAAAGCAATCCA
This region includes:
- the LOC104440595 gene encoding ubiquinone biosynthesis O-methyltransferase, mitochondrial — protein: MASKLLTRVRTVPARLGYPRPLSPTLAAFAPSRLLSDAAAAGAGDSPPASASPAPRPSGSSGKLEHNAGSSSVRSSLKDPELAKFSAIADTWWDSEGPFKPLHRMNPTRLAFIRSTLCRHFGKDPSSARPFEGLKVVDVGCGGGILSEPLARMGASVTGVDAVDKNIKIARIHADLDPVTSTIEYCCTTAEKLVEEQRKFDAVISLEVIEHVADPAEFCKSLAALTIPEGAIVISTINRSMRAYATAIVAAEYLLRWLPKGTHQWSSFLTPEELALILQRSSISVKEMAGFVYNPLTGRWSLSDDVGVNFIAFGTKNSQ
- the LOC104440596 gene encoding LOW QUALITY PROTEIN: pentatricopeptide repeat-containing protein At3g57430, chloroplastic-like (The sequence of the model RefSeq protein was modified relative to this genomic sequence to represent the inferred CDS: inserted 1 base in 1 codon) — encoded protein: MSSIPAPVSTHPVAASSSIVPPHHHHHSHVSPPPVASNTFPISSASLPPPHPSLSTPPRSSWIESLRSQARSNLFREAISTYGDMMALAGIPPDHFAFPAVLKAAAGLRDLNLGRQIHAHAVKLGYEQSSVTVANTLLTMYDKCGDIGNVFKLFDRIPERDQVSWNSMLAALCRDEEWVLALDCFRSMVSENLEPSSFTLVSLALACSNLPQVDDGLKLGKQVHAYSLRKGDWKTFTSNSLMAMYSKLGRMGDSRALFESFEDRDLISWNTIISSFSQNECFLEALMLLVRMVLDGIRPDGVTIASVLPTCAQLQMTNAGREIHAYALRNEALIGNSFVGSALVDMYCNCGRIESGRRVFDGLSDRQIGVWNAMIAGYTQNQQDHEALMLFLEMEAIWGLSSNATTIASILPACARCEAFSVKESIHGHVIKKGLQSDMYVQNALMDLYARMGKIGISRIIFNSMEVRDLVSWNTMITASVISECHESALALLMEMQSRGKDANKEEDMCNDEKAHSWKPNSVTLMTVLPGCASLAAILKGKEIHGYAIRNSLALDVAVGSALVDMYAKCGCLYLSRRVFDQMPVRNIIXWNVIIMAYGMHGKGEEALQLFNNMVEDGARGQGVMPNEVTFIAVFAACSHSGMVEEGMRLFYRMKDEYGVEPLPDHYACVVDLLGRAGQVAEAFRLIDSMPSEYDKTGAWSSLLGACRIHQNLEVGEIAAMNLLELEPDVASHYVLLSNIYSSAGLWDKAMDIRRKMKERGVRKEPGCSWIEFGDEVHKFIAGESSHPQSQELHRFLETLSDRMRKEGYVPDTSCVLHNVNEEEKEALLCGHSEKLAIAFGILNTPPGMTIRVAKNLRVCNDCHTATKFISKIEEREIILRDVRRFHHFRDGKCSCGDYW